Genomic window (Campylobacter ureolyticus ACS-301-V-Sch3b):
TTAGCTAATGCATTTATCTCATCATCACTTAACTCACTTGCCGTTCTGTGCATCGTAGCTTTTAAATTTCCACCATAATTTATATCGTTTTTATATCCCATAAGATCTGCTTTTATTTGATTTTCATCAAGCTCATTTATAATTTTACTAGCTTTTAAAGCACTTTTTTCACCATATCTACCATGACAAGATGCACACTTAATATCAAAATATTCATCAACGCTTTTGCCGTTAAAAATATTTATATTTTTAGTGATTTTTTCATTAGTTTGTGAAGTTTCAACTGTGTTTTTTGCTTCATTGCTTTTTGCTTCATTGCTTTTTACTTGATTTTCGGTTTTTGCGTCTTGAGTTTTTTCATCGGTTTTTTTACTATCATTTGAACATCCCAATAGAAAAAGCGAGATAAAACAGGCTAAAATAAATCTCATCATAAATCCTTTTAAAAAATTTATGAAATTATACCAAAAAATTTATGAAATTATAAAAATTATTAATTAGTTACTTTTTTAAAGAAAAGCCCAAAAATTTTGGGCTTTTATAGATTAATAAGTTGTGATATCAACATTTACGCGTCTATTTGGTGCAAGACACTCAATAAGTTTATTTTTAGAAAGACTTGAATCACACTCTTTAACAGGCTGGCTTTCACCAGCTCCTTTAGTTGTGATTTTGCTACTTAATATTCCGTTTTTAACAAATTCACTTTTAACTGAATTTGCTCTTTTTTGTGAAAGGATAAAGTTTGATTTATCACTTCCGATTAAGTCTGTATGGCCTACAACAAAAATATTTTTAATGTTTTCTTTGCCAAATTTATTTACTAAATTTGAAATTTCATTTTTTCCATTTTGACTTA
Coding sequences:
- a CDS encoding c-type cytochrome; the encoded protein is MRFILACFISLFLLGCSNDSKKTDEKTQDAKTENQVKSNEAKSNEAKNTVETSQTNEKITKNINIFNGKSVDEYFDIKCASCHGRYGEKSALKASKIINELDENQIKADLMGYKNDINYGGNLKATMHRTASELSDDEINALAKFISTL